From the Cohaesibacter sp. ES.047 genome, the window GACATGCAGGGCTCCCCGAACCACCGGGTTGAGGCCGTTGACGGCTCTAAGCAGGGTGGATTTTCCCGAGCCGGAGAGGCCCATCAGGACGAAGATTTCGCCTTGCTGGACGTCGAACGTGCAATCGTGAACGCCAAGAACCTGATTGGTCTGGTCCTGAATGGCGTTCCGATCCAGATTTTGATCCATGAGTGGAAGCGCTGTTTCGGGTTTGTCACCAAAGACGATGGAAACCTGTTCAAACTTGATCGCCGGTGTCACTGTTCTTTGTTCCTATGCAGAATGCGGTCGAGGATGATGGCAACAACAACAATGATGAAGCCACTTTCGAACCCGAGGCTGGTATTGACCTGATTGAGTGCTCGCACGACAGGAACGCCAAGCCCGTCGGCACCCACCAGTGCGGCGATCACCACCATCGAGAGCGCCAGCATGATGGTCTGGTTGAGGCCCGCCATGATTTGCGGCATGGCATAGGGCAGTTCGGCCTTGAAGAGAACGTCGCGGTTAGAGCCGCCAAAGGCACGGACGGCCTCTGTCAAACGATCGGGCGTTGACGCGATGCCCAGTTGCGTAAGGCGGATGGGGGCGGGCAGGACGAAAACGACGGTGGAGATGAGACCCGGGACCATGCCGATGCCAAAGAAGACGATGGCCGGGATCAGATAGACGAAGGTTGGCAGTGTCTGCATCAGGTCGAGGATGGGGCGCAGCACTGCATAAAGGCGGGGGCGGTGGGCGGCGGCAATGCCAATGGGAACGCCGATGGCCATGCAGACGGCGCAGGAGGTGAGCACGAGGGTCAGGCTCTCGGTGGTTTCCCGCCAATATCCCTGATTGAGGATGAAGAGAAAGCCCAGACCGACAAGCAGGCAGGTTTTCCAGTTTCGTTGCAGCAGCCACGCGATGCCGACAAAGATTGCGATGACGACCAGCGGATGCGGGGTATGAAGCGCCCATAAAACGCCGTCAATCGTGCTTTCCAGAATAAGACTGAGGATGTCGAGCGCGCTCTCGGCGTGCGTGCGAATCCATTCGAAAAGGGCGCTCGCCAGATCTCCGACGGGCAGTTTGTGCTCATAGAGCCAATCCACAACTAGCTTTCCTCATTTGCGGAACCATCAAGGCAGGTGCCTTGGTCCCTGATAATGCGATTGGCCCCGCCGGGGGCGAGGCCAATGTGATCGTTCGTTCAGAGACCCAGAGCCGATTTGGCGGCTGGCAGGGCGGCTTCACCGTCCTTGGTGGTCACGCCATCAAGCCAGGTTTCCAGAACCTCCGGATTCTTCTTGAGCCATGCAGCGGCGGCATCTTCAGCCTTTTCACCGTCGTCGAGGATAGCTCCCATGATCTCGTTTTCCATTGCGAGTGAGAATTCCAGATTGTTCAGCAGTTTGCCAACATTCGGGCATTCTTTCACATAGCCTTTGCGCACATTGGTATAAACCGTTGCGCCGCCGAAGTCAGGGCCAAAGAAATCATCCCCACCGCTCAGATAGGTCAGATCGAAATTGGCGTTCATCGGATGCGGTTCCCAGCCGAGGAAGACAATCGGCTTGTCCCGCTTGCTGAGGCGTTCAACCTGACTGAGCATACCCTGCTCGGAGCTCTCGCGCACCTTGAAATCTTTGAGGCCAAAGGCATCTTTTTCGATCATGTCCATGATCAGGCGGTTGCCATCGTTGCCCGGCTCGATGCCGTAGATGACGCCCTTGAGTTCGTCTTCATGCTCTGCAATGGCACCAAAGCTATCAATGCCGAGCTTTGCACCGGCCGCGTTGGTTGCCAGCGTATATTTGGCGCCGTGAAGGTTAGCGCGCAAAGTTTCGACGGTGCCTTTTTCGCGATAAGGCTTGATGTCGGCCTCCATGGTCGGCATCCAGTTGCCGAGGAAGACATCCACATCGCCTTCCTCAAGCGAGATGTAAGTAACGGGAACAGAGAGCACGCGGGTGTTGGTCTTGTAACCAATTGCGCCAAGAACGGTTGTCGTAGCTGCGGTGGTGGCCGTGATGTCTGTCCAGCCGACGTCGGAGAAGGTGACGGTCGAGCAGTCCGCCAAGGCTGCACCGGTGGTCAGGGCGAAGATGGAAGCGGCGACGGTCAGTTT encodes:
- the choW gene encoding choline ABC transporter permease subunit, whose product is MDWLYEHKLPVGDLASALFEWIRTHAESALDILSLILESTIDGVLWALHTPHPLVVIAIFVGIAWLLQRNWKTCLLVGLGFLFILNQGYWRETTESLTLVLTSCAVCMAIGVPIGIAAAHRPRLYAVLRPILDLMQTLPTFVYLIPAIVFFGIGMVPGLISTVVFVLPAPIRLTQLGIASTPDRLTEAVRAFGGSNRDVLFKAELPYAMPQIMAGLNQTIMLALSMVVIAALVGADGLGVPVVRALNQVNTSLGFESGFIIVVVAIILDRILHRNKEQ
- the choX gene encoding choline ABC transporter substrate-binding protein, translated to MKLTVAASIFALTTGAALADCSTVTFSDVGWTDITATTAATTTVLGAIGYKTNTRVLSVPVTYISLEEGDVDVFLGNWMPTMEADIKPYREKGTVETLRANLHGAKYTLATNAAGAKLGIDSFGAIAEHEDELKGVIYGIEPGNDGNRLIMDMIEKDAFGLKDFKVRESSEQGMLSQVERLSKRDKPIVFLGWEPHPMNANFDLTYLSGGDDFFGPDFGGATVYTNVRKGYVKECPNVGKLLNNLEFSLAMENEIMGAILDDGEKAEDAAAAWLKKNPEVLETWLDGVTTKDGEAALPAAKSALGL